Within the Aspergillus luchuensis IFO 4308 DNA, chromosome 5, nearly complete sequence genome, the region aCTGTACGGACACATTATAGAGTCAGTTTTGTCCTGTACAATAGAGAtaggatagatagataggaaATCAAGCTCAGTAATCTGTTTTTGATCATCTAACACGTACGAAGacattgtggtggtggtggtgatagtagtagtagtgatagtagtagtagtagtggtagtagtagtagtggtagtagtagtggacGTGTTAGTGGAAGGCAGAGGTGGAAGATAGAGATTACTTAGTAGATTCAAACTAACACTGTATTCACTGTTTTAACTGTTTGTTTCCTATTTTGTACGTACAGAGGCCATATTATCGTGGACCCTACTCTGCCTGCCCTAGCCTGCCGTACGAACCCATGATCCTGCTATCTAGTAGAGTAGTGTGTAATCAAAGACCTGATGGCCCATATTCAGCCGCCCGATTCTTGTCATCCTCCCTGATCACATATCTCTTCCTCGTACGAtgaggtggagagggagactgGGATAGCTGATGCTTTAATGAAGCATCTAAAGCCTCTATCTCAGCATCCAGAGTATCAAGATCATCCTGATCTTCTTGTACGGTCGATCCCTCTTGTACGACtgactcctcctcttcaatgatttccttcttgatcttggtcTCCTCTGCCTCATCTGTAGTAGAGGAAGGTACTGTACGACGCTAAATGATCACATAGACCTGGTACGATGCACCGGTAAGCGTGAACCACTTCTCTAAGAAGTCCGAGGCCTTCATATTACCTCTGGCTGTTGGAGACAGAAAGACTGGTTGTTTCTTCACAATCCCTGTTGATAAACGGAAGCGATCCCTAGTACTGCGTACGTACGTACTGCTGGTCATTGAGGAAAGCAGCTCATCTCGGAGGAAGTCATCGAGGCCACGAAGTACGTAGTTATTGATATAAGTCTGTACCTGTTCTGTAGAATAACAAGATTAGCATCGTACGAGTGTTAAGAATAGGAAGTCAAACCTAGTAGAGTACATGTAGTAATTGGAATATCATCTTCAGATTCCCCTTCCTGTATGTTGTACAGGTAGAAATGAATGATAATCTTCATACCAGCTGGCTCTTTTGAAGACTTCTTGCGCAAGAGAGCTTTCTGGCGGACATTCTCTCCTCCGAATACTGTCGTACGAGGACCACCACCAGATGAGGTAGTCGGTACGTACAAGCCAGATTGTACAGGTTGTGGCTCAGGTGATGCAGTAAGATCAATATGAGCAGTCCGCCTAGATGCAGGATTGACTGCCTGGCAGGTCGGACATTGTAGAAAATGAGCAGGATGAGGTTGGCCAGTAGCAGAACAGTAGGCAGTCCAGGGAAGAGCCATTTTGTATGAGAGATGCCTTGTACGAGCAATGCCTTGTACGAAAGATGTTGATTTCCATTCTGTACGGGGAAGAGCAGGATCTTAAGACTTTGAATAAGCGGTGAAGTAGAAATAATAGCAAACAAAGAATATACAGCCATCACGGATAGCTACTCTGATTCCTGTTGTTCGATCCAATCAAAGGCCCCGGTTGGCGCCTCGGATAGTGTCAGGTCAGGCTTAGTGTCCGATCTCATGTGTGTTATCACCCGCTCCCGTAAGCCAAGGTAGATCGTACGAAAAGGGGCTTCCGCTTCATCCGGACGGACTGGTGGTGGCTTTTCAGGGTCAAAGCCCAGCCCCAGTAGGATCCCCTGACACCATTCCAAAGTCTCTGCAGGTAGATACTCAGCCATATTCCAGCCTTGTACGGAGTCCCTTAGCTGCTAGAGAGACTCTTCATGTACAAGAAGACCATGGTTGATTGTATGTTCTGGATGATAATAATTCATGAACGGCCGACCAGAGACAACATGTGGCCTCTCTCGTTGCTTCCGGATGCTGTGTTGGTTCCAGGTATGTACGTACGACGAGACCTGTGTCCGAAGAATAGGCATGTAGACTGCGTACAAAGCAATCTGATCTGGAATCACATCTTTAGAGAAGTCTCCTACTTCAATCAAGGCCTTGAAGTAGTTCTATATTAGTTAGTACAGAAGTAATCAAGGATTGGTCCGTTTGTACGTACGCGATATCGAAAAAGTAATGATTTACTTAGCTGTGCCCACCAAGACTCAATTCTCTGATTTGCAGTACTGGATCCAAAGATATAACACTGTGTTGCCTCAATCTCTGGCTCGTACGCTCTTCGAAGATAGCAGTGAGCTTTAGCAAGCAAAGATGTCTCCGATCCATGGTCCGAACGGATCTGATTGCAGATAATCTTCCGTTCATGTATAGTGTCAAGATATTGCCGTACAACACTGACTGACGTACGAGTATCGATGCCAATATAGATCCAGATGATATAGCGAGAGTTCGCGTCAATGGCCGCGTAGATTTGGATGCCATACGGATCTAGCTTCATATAACCGTCCACGGACCAGATCATATCTGGTCCAGGGACGATATATGAGCCACGACTTCGCTGCATGTCATTCTTCCGTTGTTGTATAGCCTCAGGTGCGATCGTACGGTAGATATCATGTAGCCGATATCTACAAGACCTCAGTTAGTAAGAAATCAATGTACAATGATCCTCTATACAGACCTTggaataataagatattcaCCACGCATATGAGCAAATAAAAGCTCTCGTCCGTAGCCTTGGATAGTCCCTTCATTATATGCTTCAAGCAGGTGCTTCGTAGCTATATCATCATGGAGTTGACGCTCAGTAGAATCATCTGTTCGTCGGACGAGGCCTTGCTCCGTACGGATTCGTCGAAGTGTTCGTGAAGAGACAGTGTATCCTTCAGCCCGTACAGTACGTAGAATCTCTGCATCGGAGAGGCACCTCTCAAAGAACAACTCCTTGATCCGGCTGTGTAGAGAAGAATCAGTGGTAGCCGTACGATCGCGCTTGCTAACACCCCAACCACTCAACCTGGTCTTGATTGTACGCTCGCCGACTCGTACGTGATATCGTGCCTCAATAATAGAGGCAATACGAGCTGTAGAATGGTCCTCATGGAACAGACTAATAATGTCAGCCTTGTACGGCTCAAGATCAATAGCTGGACGTACCATGATCAACAACATGATGAACAAATAAAGCACTGTACGTAGAGTGATGATAAACATCATCAAGCGGTGAGGCCAGCGGTGAGCGTACTTCAACACTAAAAATTGTttttgcccgatggccgctattaACCGCCGTAGTATGCCCCGTCTGGCCGCGGCGTTTTTCTTTGCCTGTTCCCGGTCCGGTTCGATCTCGATCTCAGCAAACGTTTGGACTCGTCAGGGCGCTAGTGGTGTGGGCGCCAGAAACAACAAGCGTAGGGAGGCTCGCGGTCACCTGTGGCAAAGCCTTAACAAACCGGGTTGATTCCAGAACCATCTTCCAGCTAGCATTTCTGCTCAGACAGTTAACTTTGGCCGTCTCCATCGGCAGAACCCCAGCCCATAAGGTTGTGCTGCGGTGAACATTTCTGGAGTTTGCACCTTAAGCCAGCCGCACGGGCGATAGCATAATGGGCGATGCCGCGCCAGGAAGCTCCCGGGGACCTGGGTACGAATCAGGCATaatactctccctctctagGCCAATCGGCACGCGCATCCGTCCTCTCAAGCCACCACAGTGTCTCCGCAGGCCGATCTAGTGAGATGAGTTGGCGATATCACATCGCTGCGGTCCAAATACGAGTTGGAAGCGTAAATGCTGGCACTTATTGGCAGAGAATTGGTCACTCTTCTTTCACATTGACGTAATCAACGTTTCGGCAGGCCCTCCCCATGTAGAAGATACCTTTGCAGATCTATTATATCTCAATCAATACAACGTTTGGGAAACCCTAAATCTGTATATAGATTAGATTAACGTTCTCGAATACGACATATCTAGAATATACCATGGCAAGAGGTGGTAGGATTGAGAACACCAGCAACATCGCCACCAACACAGACACTGATGATCAGTTGGATGCCGTCTACGTGATTGACCTGATGGAGCCAAAACATACATTCCTGGACCGTACGGAAACAACCCCGGCCAAATGAGACCGGCTTAATCGTGGAAAACAGAACTTCGCGACGTAACTTATGAAATTCTAGTCCGGCATGGTAATAAAAGTCTAGGGGACCATAAATTCCGACGCCCCAGGCAGTTGAGGCTGATCATCCGCGAACTTTTGGTTGGCGAAGGGAGATCGATTTGAGGTTAATTCTCGTTTGTCGGACCTGGAAGATCATTGTTCCTTGGGTCACGTGCCTTGAAGCCACTACTTCAGTACCCGATTACTTGCTGTTCATGGCCAGCCCTTGGATAGTCTTGCCTGAACTCGACAATTGCTCATCAAATCAACTTTATTCGCCTACAGAAAGTCTCAAGACTCTATTTTGCTACGCCGTCCTATACTGGGCAATTAcgaatatatactacatgCCAACCAGCGTTCTGGAATGGATTTAGGCGAGGCAACAACGCGTTCATCTGAAGCTGATGATGTGTTGGTATCGAATATAATCCGTACCACATCTTATCATCGACGTGACTTTGACCTAGCGGTCATCACGACAAATCCTGAGGATCATAGGCTGGTACGCACTTCGCTGACTGAAGATATCCATACTACTTATTCTTGTTTGGGAAAACTTGAAATCTTGCCGCTTGAGACTATTCACCAGATATGCCTCCTTCTTGATATATGGTCTTTGTTTCGATTTCGCCAAGTCAATCGCCGTGCCCGACAGGTCGTCAGTGCCATTCGTTCTTACAAAGTGATTGTCAACCATGCTCTTGAGGCGCTGTGTATCACTCTAAGGACCAATATCGCGACATGGTTTCGACTCTCAGACTTGTTCGATGTCCTATGTACCATAAAATGTCACTTCTGTGGTGCCTTTGGCggttttgtctttcttccgTCATTTAGAAGGTGCTGTTTCTCCTGCATTCAAGCAGATGGTCTTCCTTGCGTCTTGGTTCTCTCCGATGTTAAGCACCGCATCAAGCAGCGTTTGGGACGCGTTTGCAGTCCGATGCCTACAGTGAGGACTTTACCTGGGACATACTCAATGGATGAGACGGTACGAAAAAGAAGGACTGAAATCGTACTAAGCGAATCGATCAGCGCAATCTACCTGAACGACGAGGTCGATGAGACGCGAGTTAAACGCTCAAAGAAAACAGTGCTACTTCCTTATATGGTAACCACGTCCTTACCTTATTTCGATTATAAAAGTGGCGTCGTTCAGAGAGGTATCTCCTGTAGTGGCTGCCAGGTCGCTTTGGAGAAAGCTCTGAGGTCTTCAAGGGTCGGATCCGGAGCCTGTGCGATGAGGGACAAAGTATACTCACATGACGAGTTTTTAGATCACTTCAAAGCCTGCCAAGAGGCTCAGAACATCTGGAAGTCACGCAGAAGGGGTTCTGATAACGCCAATTTCTCTGAGTTCGTTAGACGTGGAGGCTACTTTAAGAGAAGGGATGTGATCATGTCTTTCAATAGTAAGAAATATGCATAATGTATATGGCACCTACACAGGGTGATTGATTCGTCTTGATTAGCCTTCTGATCCAGCAGGTCAGGTGAAATCTATATAGTGCTGTTTTATGCCGAATAGATGCGTGGATAAAGAAGAGTCTGTGACACAAGCAAATGCTACGTTTCACGCGGATATAAAATTAGCTACAGCGTCAGACAAGCCTTCGCAAACCCAAATTTTCCAGCAACCGTTCTACCTTCGGTAGTGCCCTTCCATGGAGATGGCGCGAGTTCTGCAGATATCGTTTCTCGGTAGACAGTTGTGTGCCATAACAGCTCTTCACTCCTGCAAGTCCTCGTCTGAAAAATACTTCTTCGGGGCGTCCGGATTGACGAGGTGGCCTTTGCAGTAATTTGTTGAATTTTTGCCAAGCTCCTTCTTAATGGGTTTGCACTTCACGTTGGACCCTTGACGACCGTCGCATTGGACGAACTCCATCTCTTTCCTGCACCCGCGGGTATATTGTATGTAGTAGGAAGTGCACATTGCGTTGACCTATAGAACGTCAGCATTCAAGTTGAATTTATCCGTGTATGTGGACTTACCGTGATACGAAATTTATGCGAGAGACAAACAAATATCGCAAGACTCCAGGTGCAAGTAACGGAGATATGATGGGCTCCAGTTGACCTGGGAAGCAACAATAGAAAAAGCTCAGAGTGGATGTTCCTGTAACTCTTAGGCATGAGTCTCCAGGCATCTATTTATGCATACGCTTTAGCACAGTGTTCGTATAGCACACCGCCAAAGTAAGCGACGCCCCTGCCACCCTTCATTCAGCCGTGAGTAGATTGCTCGTTTGGTATAATATGCATGTATGCGTCACAGTCCACTAGTGTTCACCGGACAATTACGCGTCTTCTCACTGTTGGAGTAGTTACCGTCACAACATATAAGTATCCCTGAAGTGCTGGCCAATCCTTGCCAGCACGCATAATTTGTGTTCTTCACAGTACTTCATTTGAAAAGCAGTCCTTGTCTTGCGCTTGCTTCCTCGCGGACGCAAGTAGCTATCAATACTTACTCAGATGAGTTCGAATCACCACTCTCCCATGGTACTTTCAATGGAGGTATCAAGTAAGGATGAAAGCGAGTACCGCATATTGGTGCAAAACATGGTTAAATATTTGATAATTCCCACCGGTACATTCGAACGTTCAGCACTTTCTATGCCTCTCAGTTCATTGCCTGATCTTCCTGGGGGTGACACCTGGAACGTTGCGTACATTAGTCGGGATCCCTCCAGCGGTCAGATCCTCATCGATCGACAGATACGAACTCTTATCGGCATAGTAGACGTCTGGCATCCTTTGCGTGTTGACTGTCTTGAGCTAAGAAGACTAAGGCAGCTTACGGCTACCACATACGAAGCAACTTACGGGAGCGGTGGATCGCCTAAAACTGTCATTGCGAAAGTTGCACGTTTCGAGTGGGAAATACCCCGTTTAGCCCAGGAAACTTCTACATACCAAAATCTGCAGAATACTGGTCTTGCTCCCCGGTTTCTCGGCCATGTCCACGAGCATGGTCGCGTAATCGGTTTTATACTTGAGAAGCTCGAAGGGCGTGAAGCGAACATTGGGGATCTATCGCTATGTCAGTCCGTACTGGGACGTCTACATGATGTCGGTATCCTTCATGGCGATGTCAACAGATACAATTTTATTGTTCGATCAGATACGGCTTATTTGATTGATTTCGAAAGAAGCCAACTATGTGACGACACAAATGCATCCATGCGGGCTGAGATGGAGAGTTTGCGGGATCAATTGGTGGAAAATACGGGACGTGGAGCAGGTTTCTCTCGGTCAAAATAATTGGCCAGTTGAGCAGAAAGTGTAAGCTTCATTGGGAAGAGTAGCAGATACTATGCTAAACAGCAGGTAGTCGCATGGTTTCTGATTACGTTTGCAGTCTATCAGTAATGGTAGCTAGCTTTATGTGAGCGCTATTATTGTACTGTTACAGTTTAATTCTTAGCTTTGACAACTTTTAATTGTCCGCGAATGAAAGAGCATAAGATTACCAACGATGCTTTGCGCTCTTTGTATAATATCGTTACCTACTACACCGATCCGGAGGTATCGCATGTGATGGATTTAGTGTACACTAGTTCATGCAAATTTGGTCGGTTTTCCGCGCTGGAAGGTAATAATACATGTATGCTTACATCTACGGTGTAcctcttcccatccccattcgTCCTGTTCCATCATTTTATCGAAGGTTTGATTCGTGGCGTACTTAGCATTAATACAGCGTTGCTGGGAATATGGAGTGAAACGACCTCGGAGTACGTAGGCTGTGACGATAATATGGTAATACAAACTCATATGTGAGGggcctcttctccaccaggGGTGGCATCGAGACCTACTAATGCACAAGATATCACAAGTCACGCATCTTCCTGTCGTATTGGATACCTGGAGTAGTAAGATACAGCGATGATCAACGAAGCAAACAGGATCTAAGCTAACGTGACCAACAGTCGAGCGGGCCACCCTGCTATCCCATATAAAAGATACCTTTTTCATTCTAGGATATCTGAGCCAATACAGTGTTTGAGAAGTTCTAACTTCATACACAAATTATgtatagaagaaaaaatactatatatctttcttAGATTTTTtgtaatttttttatatgaGATATATtgaattcttatataatacagtaaGAATACAAGAAATGTAATAAAACCATAATGGAGCACTCACTACACCATAATATGTACCATCCGTTCGggtatctttaaataattccGCATGGTCAAGGATCGTAGCTAGAGAGGAAGGCCAATCGGAAGGCCTGATAAAGTTGTTTCTGAGTCTCTAGAGGAGTCCAATCAATTCTGTCATTCACACCTCCACACGGCGCACAGGCAGTTAAACTCGAATGTTCGAACCGACAATAAGCCATGGATTCCGCCCAATAATGGCATTATGCAACCAGGGGATAAAATGCAACGATGTTACGCCACTATCTTCGCAGAAGCGGGGTCTTACCAATCGCCAGTTCAATGAAAAGTACTTCATAGGGGTGGGGGTAGTCCAGGCAACA harbors:
- a CDS encoding Clr5 domain-containing protein (COG:S;~EggNog:ENOG410QEHG;~InterPro:IPR025676;~PFAM:PF14420); the protein is MLLIMVRPAIDLEPYKADIISLFHEDHSTARIASIIEARYHVRVGERTIKTRLSGWGVSKRDRTATTDSSLHSRIKELFFERCLSDAEILRTVRAEGYTVSSRTLRRIRTEQGLVRRTDDSTERQLHDDIATKHLLEAYNEGTIQGYGRELLFAHMRGEYLIIPRYRLHDIYRTIAPEAIQQRKNDMQRSRGSYIVPGPDMIWSVDGYMKLDPYGIQIYAAIDANSRYIIWIYIGIDTRTSVSVVRQYLDTIHERKIICNQIRSDHGSETSLLAKAHCYLRRAYEPEIEATQCYIFGSSTANQRIESWWAQLSKSLLFRYRNYFKALIEVGDFSKDVIPDQIALYAVYMPILRTQVSSYVHTWNQHSIRKQRERPHVVSGRPFMNYYHPEHTINHGLLVHEESL
- a CDS encoding uncharacterized protein (SECRETED:SignalP(1-23)); its protein translation is MPKSYRNIHSELFLLLLPRSTGAHHISVTCTWSLAIFVCLSHKFRITVNAMCTSYYIQYTRGCRKEMEFVQCDGRQGSNVKCKPIKKELGKNSTNYCKGHLVNPDAPKKYFSDEDLQE
- a CDS encoding F-box protein (COG:S;~EggNog:ENOG410PW0A;~InterPro:IPR001810,IPR036047;~go_function: GO:0005515 - protein binding [Evidence IEA]), which produces MDLGEATTRSSEADDVLVSNIIRTTSYHRRDFDLAVITTNPEDHRLVRTSLTEDIHTTYSCLGKLEILPLETIHQICLLLDIWSLFRFRQVNRRARQVVSAIRSYKVIVNHALEALCITLRTNIATWFRLSDLFDVLCTIKCHFCGAFGGFVFLPSFRRCCFSCIQADGLPCVLVLSDVKHRIKQRLGRVCSPMPTVRTLPGTYSMDETVRKRRTEIVLSESISAIYLNDEVDETRVKRSKKTVLLPYMVTTSLPYFDYKSGVVQRGISCSGCQVALEKALRSSRVGSGACAMRDKVYSHDEFLDHFKACQEAQNIWKSRRRGSDNANFSEFVRRGGYFKRRDVIMSFNTF